The following coding sequences are from one Candidatus Nitrosopumilus sp. SW window:
- a CDS encoding YbjQ family protein, producing the protein MDDYNPENVLHNIVLMEQQEFGEKKKWKGIKKKLQKNQELDEEEYHYYRQIGEEYTRALGKKREWQLEKIQTLEEQGIGHKERWDELREKLTNNENLYGVDYEYLLAKIREFEQGVVTTTLDVEGREIVAYLGIVSGQTAIGLMFLKDWVMGLSDTFGGRSGIMERNFRTAKDEAIKQMTEDARRMGANAVVGVNVAFNSVEGKNKQMLMVIATGTAVITRTRK; encoded by the coding sequence TTGGATGATTACAACCCTGAAAATGTTCTTCACAATATTGTTTTGATGGAACAACAAGAGTTTGGAGAAAAGAAAAAATGGAAAGGAATCAAAAAGAAATTACAAAAAAATCAAGAACTTGACGAAGAGGAATATCATTATTATCGCCAAATAGGTGAAGAATACACTAGAGCACTAGGAAAAAAACGAGAATGGCAATTAGAAAAAATTCAGACATTGGAAGAACAAGGAATTGGACATAAAGAACGATGGGATGAATTAAGAGAGAAACTAACCAACAATGAGAATCTTTATGGTGTGGATTATGAATACCTTCTAGCCAAAATAAGAGAGTTTGAGCAAGGGGTTGTAACTACAACTTTGGATGTAGAGGGACGTGAAATTGTTGCATATCTTGGAATTGTTAGCGGTCAAACTGCAATTGGTTTAATGTTTCTCAAAGACTGGGTAATGGGATTAAGTGATACGTTTGGTGGACGTTCTGGGATCATGGAGAGAAACTTTAGAACTGCAAAAGATGAAGCAATAAAGCAAATGACAGAAGATGCAAGAAGAATGGGGGCAAATGCAGTAGTTGGAGTAAATGTTGCTTTTAATTCTGTAGAGGGAAAAAATAAACAAATGTTAATGGTGATAGCTACAGGTACTGCAGTAATTACAAGAACAAGAAAATGA
- a CDS encoding elongation factor EF-2: MVKFKSTSDVMKIIKNKDQIRNFGVIAHVDHGKTTMSDSLLAYSGIIAPSAAGKALAMDFDKEEQQRGITIYQANVTLLFQQKDKEYVINMIDTPGHVDFSGRVIRSLRAIDGAVVVCDAVEGIMTQTETVTRMALEERVKPVLFINKVDRLIKELRLTPEKMQAQLAEVVSNFNQLIDTYAEPEYKEKWKVSIQDASVTFGSAKDRWAINVDLMKERGITFKDVIDAYENEKVADLVEKAPLADAVLGMVVKHHPAPKDAVKYRIPQIWKGDLDSDVGKALLACDDSGPTIMMIVNMVLDPAAGPVAIGRLFSGTIKDGQTINIIDEKREGRVQSVNFFMGNQREQVGELGAGNIPALLGLTEARAGNTLSSVKDIPMFEGVKYVSEPVVQVAIEPKHPKDLPKLVEILRQLTIEDPNLIVKIDEESGETIVAGMGVLHLDVATHRIQDAKCEIVTSEPLINYRETVKAGCEPIMAKSPNRHNKIFMKVEPLEPEIAHMLRTGEISDMKDKKVVADLLKGAGWDTDTIKRVMKFDSRGNVLINGTKGVQFVQESTDSINSGFDEVMKEGPLCKEQMRDCKFTFTHFVPHEDTAHRGLSQLGPASRRACMGALLTAGTAVLEPTLAIEVRVPTDLVGNVATVLSGKRGKVLDMSQKGASSIVTGEIPASETFTLSEEMRGQTAGRATWNTSFKEWTEVPKSMLATAVADIRKRKGLAPEPPNASEFIDKE, encoded by the coding sequence ATGGTAAAATTCAAGTCAACTAGCGACGTTATGAAAATTATCAAAAATAAGGATCAGATCCGAAACTTTGGTGTAATCGCACATGTTGACCATGGAAAGACTACCATGAGTGACAGCCTTTTAGCTTATTCTGGAATCATTGCCCCATCTGCTGCTGGTAAAGCACTTGCTATGGACTTTGATAAAGAAGAGCAACAAAGAGGAATTACAATTTATCAAGCAAACGTTACTTTGCTCTTTCAACAAAAAGACAAAGAATATGTCATTAACATGATTGACACTCCTGGACACGTAGACTTTAGTGGAAGGGTAATTCGTAGTCTTAGGGCAATTGATGGTGCAGTAGTTGTTTGTGATGCAGTTGAAGGCATCATGACTCAGACTGAAACTGTCACTAGAATGGCACTTGAAGAGAGAGTAAAACCTGTATTGTTTATCAACAAAGTAGATAGACTCATCAAAGAACTCCGTTTAACTCCTGAAAAAATGCAAGCACAACTTGCAGAAGTAGTTTCTAACTTTAACCAATTAATTGATACTTATGCAGAACCTGAATACAAAGAAAAATGGAAAGTCTCTATTCAGGATGCAAGCGTAACATTTGGTTCTGCAAAAGACAGATGGGCAATTAACGTTGATTTGATGAAAGAGAGAGGAATTACATTCAAAGATGTTATTGATGCATATGAAAATGAAAAGGTTGCAGACCTAGTTGAGAAAGCACCTTTAGCTGATGCAGTACTTGGAATGGTTGTAAAACATCATCCTGCTCCTAAAGATGCAGTAAAGTACAGAATTCCACAAATTTGGAAAGGTGATTTAGATTCTGATGTTGGAAAAGCATTACTTGCATGTGATGATTCTGGTCCAACAATCATGATGATTGTAAACATGGTATTAGATCCTGCAGCAGGTCCTGTTGCAATTGGAAGATTATTCTCTGGAACTATCAAAGACGGTCAAACAATTAACATCATAGATGAAAAACGTGAAGGAAGAGTTCAATCTGTAAACTTTTTCATGGGAAACCAAAGAGAACAAGTCGGAGAACTTGGAGCTGGAAACATTCCTGCATTATTAGGATTAACTGAAGCAAGAGCAGGTAACACATTATCTTCTGTTAAAGACATTCCAATGTTTGAAGGTGTCAAATATGTTTCAGAACCAGTTGTTCAAGTTGCAATTGAACCAAAACATCCTAAAGATTTACCTAAACTAGTTGAAATTCTCAGACAGTTAACCATTGAAGATCCAAATCTTATTGTAAAGATTGATGAGGAAAGTGGTGAAACTATTGTTGCCGGAATGGGTGTTTTGCACTTGGATGTTGCAACACACAGAATTCAGGATGCAAAATGTGAAATTGTTACTTCTGAGCCATTAATCAACTACAGAGAGACTGTCAAGGCCGGATGTGAACCAATCATGGCAAAATCCCCAAACAGACACAACAAGATTTTCATGAAAGTCGAACCATTGGAGCCTGAAATTGCCCATATGCTTAGAACTGGTGAAATCAGTGATATGAAAGACAAAAAAGTCGTTGCAGATTTACTCAAAGGTGCAGGATGGGATACTGACACAATCAAGAGAGTTATGAAATTTGATTCTCGTGGTAATGTTTTGATTAACGGAACAAAAGGTGTTCAATTTGTTCAAGAATCTACTGATTCTATTAATTCTGGTTTTGATGAAGTGATGAAAGAAGGTCCTCTATGTAAAGAACAGATGAGAGATTGTAAATTTACCTTTACTCACTTTGTTCCTCACGAGGATACTGCTCACAGAGGTTTGTCTCAATTAGGACCTGCTTCACGTAGAGCATGTATGGGTGCACTACTAACTGCAGGAACTGCTGTCTTGGAACCAACTTTAGCAATTGAAGTTCGTGTACCAACTGATTTAGTTGGAAATGTTGCAACAGTTCTTTCTGGTAAACGTGGTAAAGTTCTTGATATGTCCCAAAAAGGTGCATCAAGTATTGTTACTGGAGAAATTCCAGCCTCTGAAACATTCACTCTATCTGAAGAGATGAGAGGTCAAACTGCAGGACGTGCAACATGGAATACCTCATTTAAAGAATGGACCGAAGTTCCAAAATCAATGTTGGCAACTGCTGTTGCTGATATTAGAAAGAGAAAAGGACTTGCTCCAGAACCTCCAAACGCCAGCGAATTTATCGATAAAGAGTAA
- a CDS encoding sugar isomerase: MNTIDAFEKDIHLQVDFLKSFKKQKPISKSLQKNTIFTGSGDSLISSLLAESFSDGLIKAMDPLDLYKNKHLIKSKHVYFVSISGNTITNIKTAKFAKKSIAITSKSDSRLAKASDGVILLNSPNNDVFTAGSLSFLESALTCISLVKPISIHKPDVLFRKTKCYSKKIKISKKVYVLGNLLTYPLAMFCAAKFYEVMGYDVHYSRIEQFSHMELFSAKSGDTVIIFEEKNPHNKQLAKNLKKIGINVVHPNLPSEKLSQILYCTFLSQFLALNEAKKKRKKDCHFVAAKNIRNVSNQMIY, translated from the coding sequence ATGAACACAATAGATGCATTTGAAAAAGACATACATCTTCAAGTTGATTTTCTAAAATCTTTTAAAAAACAAAAACCTATTTCTAAATCTCTTCAAAAAAATACTATTTTTACAGGTAGTGGTGACTCATTAATTTCATCATTACTTGCTGAATCTTTTTCAGATGGATTGATAAAAGCAATGGATCCTTTGGATTTGTACAAAAACAAGCATTTGATAAAATCAAAACATGTCTATTTTGTTTCAATTTCTGGAAATACCATTACTAATATCAAAACTGCAAAATTTGCAAAAAAATCAATTGCAATTACTTCAAAATCTGACAGTCGACTAGCCAAAGCATCTGATGGTGTAATCTTGCTAAATTCTCCAAATAATGATGTGTTTACTGCAGGTAGTCTCTCCTTTTTAGAAAGTGCACTTACGTGTATTTCCCTAGTCAAACCTATCTCTATTCACAAACCAGATGTGCTTTTTAGAAAAACAAAATGTTATTCTAAAAAAATCAAGATATCAAAAAAGGTCTATGTTCTAGGTAATCTCTTGACATATCCTCTTGCAATGTTTTGTGCAGCAAAATTTTATGAAGTAATGGGTTATGATGTTCATTACTCTAGGATAGAGCAATTTTCCCACATGGAATTGTTTTCTGCAAAAAGTGGTGATACTGTAATAATTTTTGAAGAAAAAAACCCCCACAATAAACAACTGGCCAAAAACCTAAAGAAAATTGGAATTAATGTAGTTCACCCCAATCTGCCTTCTGAAAAATTATCCCAGATACTTTACTGCACATTTCTTTCCCAGTTCCTTGCACTAAATGAGGCAAAAAAGAAACGGAAAAAGGACTGTCATTTTGTCGCTGCAAAAAATATTCGTAATGTAAGCAACCAAATGATCTATTGA
- a CDS encoding MqnA/MqnD/SBP family protein — protein sequence MEISVGHTPDSDDAFMFYGMFTGKVPSPDFKVTHVIEDIEKLNRKATDPQLDVTAVSVHACAYIPGYTILRSGGSFGIGYGPIVTAREQMTIDEIKKCKIAIPGKMTSAFLLLQLMIGKFDYVEMNFSDIPEAVKSGKVDAGLVIHETQLSYEQEGNVKILDVGEWWHKTTNGLPVPLGINVMRTDLGMETIHKFDQYLQASIEYGLENLEDALEYAMQYSRGKPRDLIEKFVKMYVNQVTVNMGDSGEESIRRLFEMAKEKNLVPDFELSIAIK from the coding sequence ATGGAAATTTCAGTAGGTCATACTCCTGATTCAGATGATGCATTCATGTTTTATGGAATGTTTACAGGAAAAGTTCCATCACCAGATTTCAAAGTAACCCATGTGATTGAAGATATTGAAAAATTAAATCGCAAAGCTACAGATCCACAATTAGACGTCACAGCAGTTTCAGTTCATGCATGTGCATACATCCCAGGATATACAATATTGCGTAGTGGCGGAAGTTTTGGAATTGGATACGGCCCAATTGTTACAGCCAGAGAACAGATGACTATTGATGAGATAAAAAAATGCAAAATTGCAATTCCAGGAAAGATGACATCTGCATTTTTACTATTACAATTAATGATTGGAAAATTTGATTATGTTGAAATGAATTTTAGCGACATTCCAGAAGCAGTAAAGTCAGGCAAGGTAGATGCAGGCCTGGTAATTCATGAAACACAATTATCATATGAACAAGAAGGAAATGTCAAAATCTTAGATGTAGGTGAGTGGTGGCACAAAACTACAAACGGATTACCAGTTCCACTTGGAATTAATGTTATGAGAACTGATTTAGGAATGGAAACAATCCACAAATTTGATCAGTATCTTCAAGCATCAATAGAGTACGGTTTAGAGAATTTAGAAGATGCATTAGAATATGCAATGCAGTATTCTAGAGGAAAACCACGAGACTTGATTGAAAAGTTTGTAAAAATGTATGTAAATCAAGTGACTGTCAACATGGGAGATTCTGGAGAAGAGTCCATACGAAGATTATTTGAGATGGCAAAAGAAAAAAATCTTGTTCCGGATTTTGAATTAAGTATAGCCATCAAGTAA
- a CDS encoding matrixin family metalloprotease: MQVALLGLLILVGSIPISGINFADAQTDEIPEWVKRTLELWSNGEISNEEFVRAIDYLSQKGIVEISSTTDKELKRDVEYLKAKAEVFQQEVKELRDENEEYRILLKSQEMNRSGQFPTSMSSIFDEYQALKKEVDRLRETNKRMSTNIDAWVANMNPETTVLGNSNDNGLVQVKSDVIEELNNLKVENKKLQNKITELDEKKESYKQNIELLKIENENKQQLIAILKEKNQENRNSANELIQDKETYESLITKLKNESFIQKQKIIEYENKIKSYDETIKQISGEKIQTDETVVSLKNQNTGYINAINQLENLNQEQKLQLSSITNELLNANEAIMKFSAEIQDYENKIGTLEDENNQYKNRIDQLGLQNTEYENKISQLESENIEQRKTLIGIMNDAEESNEFATALNSRLSEFQKIIKELEDENEQYKTTIHELENENFEKNTSLISMKSEFDKMNQLVNELNSKVAKYENTIQVLEDENELLKNNMMQVNDESISEYESLVRQLQGEKTIQQESITLMKIEIEESNELINSLNSKIVSYQKQLSLFEEENSQYRNEITDLKNTNESQQDSLNSFDTGINESDEMIKLLVNENKMYQSTIDKLREENRLLENKVSVVSNENTDSLITISEIESENKEMRKQVELLQSEIRQKHEQIQNLKQVQEQKDVKYEQIQAQMSTKQSVKEPAINTANEKDDALIVELNYLKAKNLVNDEEIEILRAENEEYRVLLNLLKKGESSSTGIQNTDYDKIDNGQGVIVYNNANPEKTLPSDWIARVDNSKTYPIYIEKSPSWSKDMSIEVTEALRFWELTANVKFEIVDSPSFGITSINWERELKNGYDGYVVGQTNVSIGLGSSDCDGKWKAYSSESIKSILIHEIGHTVGLDHAVSKSNIMYPMIQDAKFAPIEQLVTIPQDESVFIKGCSFSADPVYKYNVKVNDSKTADIFFVPSIDEKFKVDSGMTFDYYSDINCIGLEKSYKNGACKVADSAGMLIINSGDQGTISLKIYLEEQ, translated from the coding sequence GTGCAAGTAGCATTATTAGGATTATTGATACTCGTAGGTAGCATCCCCATTTCAGGAATAAATTTTGCAGATGCTCAAACTGATGAAATCCCAGAGTGGGTAAAGAGGACTTTGGAATTGTGGTCAAATGGAGAAATTTCCAATGAAGAATTTGTAAGGGCAATTGATTATTTATCTCAAAAAGGAATTGTGGAAATTTCTTCAACCACAGATAAAGAATTGAAAAGAGATGTAGAATATCTAAAGGCAAAAGCAGAGGTATTCCAACAAGAAGTCAAAGAATTAAGAGACGAAAATGAAGAGTATAGAATACTACTCAAAAGTCAGGAAATGAATAGATCAGGACAATTTCCAACATCAATGTCATCAATTTTTGATGAATATCAAGCATTGAAAAAAGAAGTTGACAGATTACGAGAGACAAACAAGAGGATGTCAACTAATATCGATGCATGGGTAGCAAACATGAATCCAGAAACAACTGTTTTAGGAAATTCTAATGATAATGGGTTAGTTCAAGTCAAATCAGATGTAATTGAGGAATTAAATAATTTAAAAGTAGAAAATAAAAAGTTACAAAATAAAATTACAGAATTAGATGAGAAAAAAGAATCCTATAAACAAAATATTGAACTGTTAAAAATTGAAAATGAAAATAAACAACAACTAATTGCAATTCTAAAAGAAAAGAATCAAGAAAATAGAAACAGTGCTAATGAATTAATTCAAGATAAGGAAACATATGAATCGCTAATCACGAAATTAAAAAATGAAAGCTTTATTCAAAAACAAAAAATCATTGAATATGAAAATAAAATAAAATCATATGATGAGACAATAAAGCAAATTAGTGGAGAAAAAATACAAACAGATGAAACAGTTGTTAGTTTGAAAAATCAAAATACTGGCTACATTAATGCCATAAATCAATTAGAAAACTTAAACCAAGAACAAAAATTACAATTATCATCAATAACTAATGAGCTTCTAAATGCAAATGAGGCAATAATGAAATTTTCAGCAGAAATTCAGGACTATGAGAACAAAATAGGCACGCTTGAGGATGAAAATAATCAGTATAAAAATAGGATTGACCAGTTGGGGTTGCAAAATACAGAATATGAAAATAAAATTTCACAGCTAGAGTCAGAAAATATTGAGCAACGAAAAACATTGATAGGAATAATGAATGATGCAGAAGAATCAAATGAATTTGCAACAGCATTAAACTCTAGATTATCAGAATTCCAAAAAATAATCAAAGAGTTAGAAGATGAAAATGAACAATACAAAACAACCATACATGAACTAGAAAATGAAAATTTTGAGAAAAATACATCATTAATTTCAATGAAAAGTGAGTTTGATAAGATGAATCAATTAGTAAACGAGTTAAACTCCAAAGTAGCCAAATATGAAAATACAATTCAAGTTTTAGAAGATGAAAATGAACTACTCAAAAATAACATGATGCAGGTAAATGATGAAAGCATATCAGAATACGAGTCACTTGTAAGACAGTTACAAGGCGAAAAAACTATTCAGCAAGAAAGCATTACTTTGATGAAAATAGAAATTGAGGAATCTAACGAGTTAATCAATTCACTAAATTCAAAGATTGTGAGTTATCAAAAACAACTAAGTCTATTTGAAGAAGAAAACTCTCAATATAGAAATGAAATTACAGATTTGAAAAATACCAATGAATCTCAACAAGATTCTTTGAATTCATTTGATACGGGCATAAATGAAAGCGATGAGATGATCAAATTACTTGTAAATGAAAATAAAATGTATCAAAGTACAATAGACAAACTCAGAGAAGAAAACAGATTATTGGAAAATAAAGTAAGTGTAGTTTCAAATGAAAATACTGATAGTTTAATCACCATATCAGAAATTGAATCGGAAAATAAAGAAATGAGAAAACAAGTTGAACTACTACAATCAGAAATCAGACAAAAGCACGAGCAAATTCAGAATCTAAAGCAGGTTCAAGAACAAAAAGATGTCAAATATGAGCAAATTCAGGCACAAATGTCAACAAAGCAGTCTGTAAAAGAACCAGCAATCAACACAGCAAATGAAAAAGATGATGCGTTGATTGTTGAGTTGAACTATCTTAAAGCAAAAAATCTGGTTAATGATGAAGAGATAGAAATACTCAGAGCAGAAAATGAAGAGTATAGAGTTTTGTTAAACTTGTTAAAGAAAGGTGAGAGTTCATCCACAGGTATTCAAAATACAGATTATGATAAAATTGACAATGGTCAAGGAGTCATAGTATACAACAATGCAAATCCAGAAAAAACATTACCAAGTGACTGGATAGCAAGAGTAGATAATTCAAAAACATATCCAATTTACATTGAAAAAAGTCCTTCATGGTCAAAAGACATGTCAATAGAAGTTACCGAGGCTTTGAGATTTTGGGAATTGACTGCAAACGTAAAATTTGAAATCGTAGACTCACCATCATTTGGAATTACTTCGATTAATTGGGAAAGAGAATTAAAAAATGGATATGATGGTTATGTTGTTGGTCAAACAAATGTTTCAATTGGATTAGGTAGTAGCGACTGTGATGGAAAATGGAAAGCATACAGTTCAGAATCCATAAAGAGTATTTTGATTCATGAGATTGGTCACACAGTAGGATTAGATCATGCAGTAAGTAAATCAAACATAATGTATCCAATGATTCAAGATGCAAAATTTGCACCAATTGAACAACTAGTAACAATTCCACAAGATGAATCAGTATTCATAAAGGGATGTTCATTTAGTGCAGATCCGGTTTACAAATACAATGTAAAAGTCAATGATTCAAAGACTGCAGATATTTTCTTTGTGCCATCAATTGATGAAAAATTCAAAGTAGATTCTGGAATGACTTTTGACTATTATTCAGACATTAATTGTATAGGACTAGAAAAATCATACAAAAATGGAGCCTGCAAAGTGGCAGATTCTGCAGGAATGTTGATAATTAACTCAGGAGATCAAGGTACAATTTCCTTGAAAATCTACCTAGAAGAGCAATAA
- a CDS encoding MTH1187 family thiamine-binding protein yields MIHAEISVYPMATKTTSASFYIAKAIESIQKIDNLKYEINPMGTILESNDMDVINKATKQMTETVHNLGINRVEVVIKIDSRKDKDQSGKEKLESIKKHLN; encoded by the coding sequence ATGATTCATGCAGAAATTAGCGTGTATCCAATGGCAACAAAAACTACCAGTGCAAGTTTTTACATTGCAAAAGCAATAGAATCAATTCAAAAAATTGACAATCTCAAATATGAAATTAATCCTATGGGTACTATTTTAGAATCAAATGATATGGATGTAATCAATAAAGCTACAAAACAAATGACTGAAACAGTTCACAATTTAGGAATTAATAGAGTAGAAGTTGTAATTAAAATAGATTCAAGAAAGGATAAAGACCAAAGCGGGAAAGAAAAATTAGAATCTATTAAAAAACATCTAAATTAA
- a CDS encoding radical SAM protein produces MLDQLVGDSQALDRAIAGQELSYKDGLELMNYDNLHLLGAVADTRRKELVGDTVTFAASYYMNYTNVCTASCQMCAFYRKDGAEDAYTLTPQEIEQRVGIAKQMGATEVHIVGGFHPKLPLEYYEDMMKIIKKNHPQLNIKALTAAEIFYLSKLTKNSTKEILSRLKDAGLDSMPGGGAELFHPEIRKEIVRGKCTGQEWLDVIEEAHNMGIKSNVTMLYGHIEKPEHIVDHLIKIRDLQKKTNGFITLIPLKFSLDNTELEQKHLVNNECSSVYDLRVIALSRLMLANYLNNISVYWVAYGKKLAQVALSNGGSDLVGTAFSEEIYRAAGKETSSSVDELATMVKEIGRTPAQRNTHFEILKNF; encoded by the coding sequence ATGTTAGATCAATTGGTAGGGGATTCTCAGGCACTAGATCGTGCAATTGCTGGTCAGGAATTATCCTACAAAGACGGCTTAGAATTGATGAATTATGATAATTTACATTTGCTTGGTGCAGTAGCTGATACTCGAAGAAAAGAATTAGTTGGTGACACTGTAACTTTTGCAGCATCTTACTACATGAATTACACCAATGTCTGTACTGCAAGTTGTCAAATGTGTGCATTTTATAGAAAAGATGGCGCAGAAGATGCTTACACATTAACTCCTCAAGAAATCGAACAACGAGTTGGAATTGCAAAACAAATGGGCGCCACTGAAGTACACATTGTTGGAGGATTTCATCCAAAACTTCCACTTGAATATTATGAAGACATGATGAAAATAATCAAGAAAAATCATCCTCAACTAAACATCAAAGCATTAACTGCTGCAGAAATTTTTTACTTGTCAAAACTTACTAAAAATTCTACTAAAGAAATTTTATCTCGTCTAAAAGACGCTGGATTGGATTCAATGCCTGGTGGAGGTGCAGAACTATTTCATCCAGAAATTAGAAAAGAAATTGTTAGAGGAAAATGTACTGGACAAGAATGGTTAGATGTAATTGAAGAAGCACATAACATGGGAATTAAAAGTAATGTAACTATGCTTTATGGACATATTGAAAAACCTGAACATATCGTTGATCATCTCATTAAAATTCGTGACTTGCAAAAGAAAACAAACGGGTTCATTACACTTATTCCTTTAAAATTCAGCTTGGATAATACTGAATTAGAACAAAAACACTTGGTAAACAATGAATGCTCTTCTGTGTATGACTTGAGAGTAATTGCATTGTCTAGACTTATGCTTGCAAATTACCTGAATAATATCTCTGTTTATTGGGTAGCATATGGCAAGAAACTTGCTCAGGTGGCTTTGTCTAATGGTGGAAGTGATTTAGTAGGAACTGCATTTTCTGAAGAAATCTATCGTGCTGCAGGAAAAGAAACTAGTTCTTCAGTAGATGAACTTGCAACTATGGTAAAAGAGATAGGACGTACTCCTGCACAACGAAATACTCATTTTGAAATTTTAAAGAATTTTTAA
- a CDS encoding tetratricopeptide repeat protein: protein MNNTDRMLAEAYECVEDGDFSDAIQLYDLVLKNDPSNIGALIDKGVTLQNMGRIKLAIRTYDKALLVSPENIDALLNKGTALHSDQKYEEAIKCYDHVLKIDKKCAMALAYKGLSLGETGKLHEALKHFKKALSIDKEFDLASISKDMAQDLLKSINENKIKTP, encoded by the coding sequence TTGAATAACACAGATCGAATGCTAGCTGAAGCCTACGAATGTGTTGAGGATGGTGATTTTAGTGATGCCATCCAACTTTATGATCTTGTGCTAAAAAATGATCCCTCAAACATTGGTGCCCTAATCGATAAAGGAGTTACTCTCCAAAACATGGGTCGAATCAAACTTGCAATTAGAACATATGATAAAGCACTATTGGTTTCTCCTGAAAACATTGATGCATTACTAAACAAAGGTACTGCATTACATTCTGATCAAAAATATGAAGAAGCGATAAAGTGTTATGATCATGTCTTAAAAATTGATAAAAAATGTGCAATGGCATTGGCATACAAAGGACTGTCTTTAGGAGAAACTGGAAAACTACATGAAGCCCTAAAACATTTCAAAAAAGCACTATCTATTGATAAAGAGTTTGATTTGGCCAGTATTTCAAAAGATATGGCTCAAGACTTGCTAAAATCTATTAATGAAAATAAAATCAAAACACCGTAA
- a CDS encoding tetratricopeptide repeat protein, with amino-acid sequence MDEIQELVSRGKILLEDGKFDDALGFFEQALLLNQDDPDLWNYKGITLRSLGRYEEAMDCFNKSLNIDPRDRNAS; translated from the coding sequence GTGGACGAAATTCAAGAACTTGTGTCTCGTGGTAAGATCCTACTAGAGGATGGAAAATTTGATGATGCACTTGGGTTTTTTGAGCAGGCACTGCTTTTGAATCAAGACGATCCTGATTTGTGGAATTACAAAGGTATAACATTACGAAGTCTTGGTAGGTACGAAGAGGCAATGGATTGTTTTAACAAATCTCTCAATATTGATCCTCGTGATAGAAATGCTTCTTGA
- a CDS encoding Lrp/AsnC family transcriptional regulator: MNLDKTDEKILRNLMVDARLSARQLALKLGMSTVTVLSRIKKMEKEKIIKGYSAMIDHEKLGYSLTAIIEIIAKNDKVVDVEEEISKFENVCGVYDITGSTDTIIIAKFKERNELSKFVKELASIPNVENTITHVVLNTAKEDFRLS, translated from the coding sequence ATGAATTTGGATAAAACAGATGAGAAAATTTTAAGAAATCTGATGGTAGATGCACGATTATCAGCACGACAGTTAGCACTAAAACTCGGCATGTCAACTGTAACAGTTCTATCAAGAATCAAAAAGATGGAAAAGGAGAAGATCATTAAAGGGTATTCAGCAATGATTGATCATGAGAAATTAGGATATTCTCTTACTGCAATAATTGAAATCATTGCAAAAAACGACAAAGTTGTGGATGTTGAAGAAGAGATATCAAAGTTTGAAAATGTTTGTGGTGTTTACGATATAACAGGTTCAACAGATACAATAATCATTGCAAAATTTAAGGAGAGAAATGAGTTAAGTAAGTTTGTCAAAGAGCTTGCCTCTATTCCAAATGTAGAAAATACAATCACTCATGTAGTATTAAATACTGCAAAAGAAGATTTTAGATTATCATAG